In Bacteroidota bacterium, the following are encoded in one genomic region:
- a CDS encoding branched-chain amino acid aminotransferase, producing MENIKWGELPFGYLKTDYNVRCYFRDGKWGELEISSSEHVDIHIAATCLHYGQESFEGMKAFMGKDGKIRMFRWQDNAHRMQASSRGIMMAELPDEIFEAAVTKAIQMNKRFVPPYGSGASLYIRPVLFGSGPQVGVQPAKEYAFIVFVTPVGPYFKEGFKPVNMLVTRQFDRAAPQGTGSIKVGGNYAASLRAMHMAHKEGFASVLFLDSKHHKYIDECGPANFFGIKNNTYITPKSDSILPSITNKSLIQLAEEIGLKTERRPVEIDELATFEEAGACGTAAVISPIGKIIDNDTAKVYEYSTDGKPGPVSIKLFEKLQAIQNGDEPDKFGWIKVVE from the coding sequence ATGGAAAATATTAAATGGGGAGAACTCCCTTTCGGATACTTAAAAACAGATTATAATGTACGCTGCTATTTTCGCGATGGCAAATGGGGCGAATTAGAAATTTCATCTTCCGAGCACGTTGACATACATATTGCTGCAACCTGTTTGCATTACGGGCAGGAATCCTTCGAGGGCATGAAAGCATTTATGGGCAAAGATGGTAAAATTCGTATGTTCAGATGGCAAGACAATGCTCACAGAATGCAGGCTTCGTCGAGAGGAATTATGATGGCGGAATTGCCTGATGAGATATTTGAGGCAGCTGTAACTAAAGCCATTCAAATGAACAAACGATTTGTGCCACCATATGGCTCAGGAGCTTCATTATATATTCGTCCTGTTTTGTTTGGCTCAGGTCCACAAGTTGGAGTTCAGCCTGCAAAAGAATATGCTTTTATAGTTTTTGTAACACCAGTGGGACCTTACTTTAAGGAAGGTTTCAAACCTGTAAATATGTTAGTAACCCGCCAGTTCGACAGAGCTGCTCCACAAGGAACCGGGAGCATAAAAGTAGGTGGTAACTATGCGGCAAGCCTGCGTGCAATGCATATGGCACATAAAGAAGGTTTTGCTTCAGTTTTGTTTTTAGACTCGAAACATCATAAATATATTGACGAATGCGGGCCGGCAAACTTTTTTGGCATAAAAAACAATACATACATAACACCAAAATCCGATTCAATTTTACCTTCGATTACAAACAAAAGCCTAATACAACTTGCCGAAGAGATAGGGCTAAAAACTGAAAGAAGACCAGTTGAAATTGATGAACTTGCTACTTTTGAAGAAGCCGGAGCTTGCGGTACTGCAGCAGTAATTAGCCCAATAGGAAAAATTATTGACAATGATACTGCTAAAGTTTACGAATACTCGACAGATGGAAAACCTGGACCGGTTTCAATTAAACTTTTCGAAAAATTACAAGCTATTCAAAATGGCGACGAGCCCGACAAATTTGGCTGGATAAAAGTTGTTGAATAG